A genomic region of Desulfosarcina ovata subsp. ovata contains the following coding sequences:
- a CDS encoding formate--tetrahydrofolate ligase: MAYDAVNMADWQISEAAEENMPTPEQWQEKLGLDKAEMLPMGRLAKIDFLKVIDRLKDKPDGKYIEVTAITPTPLGEGKSTTSVGLMEGLGMRGKNVGGALRQPSGGPTMNVKGTAAGGGNSLLIPMTEFSLGLTGDINDIMNAHNLGMVAMTARMQHERNYNDEQLARLTGMRRLDIDPTRVEMGWIIDFCAQALRNIVIGLGGRFDGYTMQSKFGIAVGSELMAILAVATDLADLKDRINKITVAFDKSGKPVTCGDLEVGNAMAAFMRNTINPTLMCTAEYQPCFVHAGPFANIAVGQSSIIADRVGLKLFDYHVTESGFAADIGFEKFWNVKCRFSGLKPHVSVLTSTIRALKMHGGGPKVVAGKALDDAYTKENLGLVEKGVENMVHMIGVIRKAGINPVVCINRFYTDTDAECAIVRKAAEAAGARCAESKHWEKGGEGALEFADAVIDACEEGNDFDFLYPLEMKLRDRVNKIATEVYGADGVDWAPEANAKAEMLENDPKYADFATMMVKTHLSLSHDPVVKGVPKGWRLPIRDVLIYSGAKFLCPCAGTISLMPGTGSNPAFRRIDVDPATGKVSGLF, from the coding sequence ATGGCTTACGATGCGGTAAATATGGCGGACTGGCAGATTTCCGAAGCAGCCGAAGAGAACATGCCGACGCCGGAACAGTGGCAGGAGAAGCTGGGACTCGACAAAGCAGAGATGCTTCCCATGGGTCGTCTGGCAAAAATTGATTTTCTGAAGGTCATCGATCGACTCAAAGACAAACCCGACGGCAAATACATCGAAGTCACCGCCATCACCCCGACCCCCCTGGGCGAGGGCAAAAGCACCACCTCCGTTGGTCTGATGGAAGGCCTTGGCATGCGCGGCAAAAACGTCGGCGGCGCCCTGCGTCAGCCCTCCGGCGGCCCCACCATGAACGTCAAGGGAACGGCAGCTGGCGGCGGCAACTCACTTCTGATCCCCATGACCGAATTCTCCCTGGGGCTCACCGGCGACATTAATGACATCATGAACGCCCATAACCTGGGTATGGTGGCCATGACTGCCCGTATGCAGCATGAGCGCAACTACAACGACGAGCAGCTTGCCCGCCTGACCGGTATGCGTCGTCTGGACATCGATCCCACCCGCGTGGAAATGGGCTGGATCATCGACTTCTGCGCCCAGGCCCTGCGTAACATCGTCATCGGTCTTGGCGGCCGTTTCGACGGCTACACCATGCAGAGCAAGTTCGGCATCGCCGTCGGTTCCGAGCTGATGGCCATCCTGGCCGTGGCCACCGACCTGGCCGATCTCAAGGACCGCATCAACAAAATCACCGTGGCCTTCGACAAGAGTGGCAAACCGGTTACCTGCGGAGACCTGGAAGTCGGTAACGCCATGGCCGCCTTCATGCGCAACACCATCAACCCGACCCTGATGTGCACCGCCGAATATCAGCCCTGCTTCGTGCACGCCGGCCCCTTCGCCAACATCGCCGTGGGCCAGAGCTCCATCATCGCCGACCGCGTCGGCCTGAAGCTGTTCGACTATCACGTCACCGAGTCCGGATTCGCCGCGGATATCGGCTTCGAAAAATTCTGGAACGTGAAGTGCCGCTTCTCCGGCCTCAAACCCCACGTCTCCGTCCTGACCTCGACCATCCGCGCCCTGAAGATGCACGGTGGCGGACCCAAGGTCGTCGCCGGCAAGGCCCTGGACGATGCCTACACCAAGGAGAACCTGGGACTGGTCGAAAAGGGTGTCGAGAACATGGTCCACATGATCGGCGTGATCCGCAAAGCCGGTATCAACCCGGTGGTCTGCATCAACCGGTTCTACACCGATACTGACGCCGAATGCGCCATCGTCCGCAAGGCTGCCGAGGCTGCCGGTGCCCGTTGCGCCGAGTCCAAGCACTGGGAAAAGGGTGGCGAAGGCGCATTGGAATTCGCCGATGCCGTTATCGACGCCTGCGAAGAGGGCAATGATTTCGATTTCCTCTATCCGCTGGAAATGAAACTGCGCGACCGTGTGAACAAAATCGCCACGGAAGTTTACGGCGCTGACGGCGTGGACTGGGCTCCGGAAGCCAACGCAAAGGCCGAAATGCTGGAAAACGATCCCAAGTACGCCGACTTCGCCACCATGATGGTCAAGACCCACCTCTCCCTCTCCCACGACCCGGTCGTTAAGGGCGTACCCAAGGGATGGCGTCTGCCCATCCGCGACGTGCTCATTTACTCCGGCGCCAAATTCCTCTGCCCCTGCGCAGGCACAATCAGCCTGATGCCGGGCACCGGCTCCAACCCGGCTTTCCGCCGCATCGACGTCGATCCGGCCACCGGAAAGGTCAGCGGCCTGTTCTAA
- a CDS encoding ABC transporter ATP-binding protein, whose product MRFDYGYDEEQRLGKPYDLKLLRRILPYARPHRTRLLLSVLLVITITLLELSVPYITKEIIDRHIVPKARIAGDPQGTDSDGRQRLWVDLSDPVTAAVVARNGQHFEIRGMRAGIDMDALGRLKTSDLEKLRHTDLSGIARITAIFMAVVVAIFACTFVQNLIMEIAGNRIMHDLRVNLYRHIQAMPLSFFTSNPVARLVTRVTNDIANMHDLFTNFISMVFKDIFLLVGIAVVLLAMDWRLALLTFLVLPLVALAAFGFSKRVRDVFRELRTKVAEINTRFSETISGIKVIQTFGHEEDNAGAFARLNHDNYRAGMRQINIFAVFMPVIEMLGVTAIAIVVHVGGSHVIGQTMSIGILAAFLAYMRMFFRPIRDLAEKYNILQNAMASAERIFLLMDRPTAVTPGNERQTIDGPLKTIRFEDVSLAYNPGEMVLKSINLSIEAGQTVAIVGATGSGKTSLVNLLVRFYDPTHGRVCFNGIDCNRIAPAELRKRIALVMQDPFLFTGSLRDNLFFAAKAISAGRQAEILEASRCSQLVSRFPDGLDTPITEGGASLSSGERQLISVARAFSTDPEAIILDEATSYVDSQTEMVLQEAIGNLMHGRTCVVVAHRLTTARTADQIVVLNNGSIMEIGNHETLIAKKGYYYRLYQLHG is encoded by the coding sequence ATGCGCTTTGATTACGGCTACGATGAAGAACAGCGGCTGGGCAAACCCTACGACCTGAAACTGCTGCGCCGCATTCTGCCCTATGCCCGCCCCCACCGGACCCGACTGCTCCTCTCCGTACTGCTGGTAATCACCATCACGCTGCTGGAACTGTCGGTCCCCTACATCACCAAGGAGATCATTGATCGGCATATCGTTCCCAAGGCCCGCATCGCCGGCGACCCGCAAGGAACGGACAGCGACGGCCGGCAACGGCTGTGGGTGGACCTGAGCGATCCCGTGACCGCCGCCGTGGTCGCGCGCAACGGGCAACACTTTGAAATCCGTGGCATGCGCGCCGGCATCGACATGGACGCCCTGGGACGTCTGAAGACGTCCGATCTGGAGAAATTGCGCCACACCGATCTGTCCGGCATCGCCCGCATCACCGCCATTTTCATGGCCGTGGTGGTGGCCATCTTCGCCTGCACGTTTGTGCAGAACCTGATCATGGAAATTGCCGGCAACCGCATCATGCACGACCTGCGGGTCAACCTGTACCGCCACATCCAGGCCATGCCGCTCTCTTTTTTCACAAGCAACCCCGTGGCCCGTCTGGTCACCCGCGTGACCAACGACATCGCCAACATGCACGACCTGTTCACCAATTTCATCTCCATGGTCTTCAAAGACATCTTCCTGCTGGTGGGCATTGCCGTGGTGCTGCTGGCCATGGACTGGCGGCTGGCCCTGCTGACGTTTCTGGTACTGCCGCTGGTGGCGCTGGCCGCATTCGGATTCTCCAAGCGCGTGCGCGACGTTTTTCGCGAACTGCGCACCAAAGTGGCCGAAATCAACACCCGTTTTTCGGAAACCATCAGCGGCATCAAGGTCATTCAGACGTTCGGACACGAGGAGGACAACGCAGGCGCCTTCGCCCGCCTCAATCACGACAATTACCGGGCCGGCATGCGCCAGATCAACATCTTCGCGGTTTTCATGCCCGTCATCGAAATGCTCGGGGTCACCGCCATTGCCATTGTCGTGCATGTGGGCGGCAGCCATGTGATCGGCCAGACCATGAGTATCGGTATCCTGGCCGCATTTCTCGCCTACATGCGCATGTTCTTCCGCCCCATCCGCGACCTGGCGGAAAAGTACAACATCCTGCAAAATGCCATGGCATCGGCCGAGCGGATCTTCCTGCTCATGGATCGGCCGACGGCGGTCACACCGGGAAACGAGCGGCAGACAATTGACGGCCCGCTCAAAACCATCCGCTTCGAGGATGTCTCCCTGGCCTACAATCCTGGGGAGATGGTGCTCAAATCAATCAACCTGAGTATCGAGGCCGGACAGACCGTGGCCATCGTCGGGGCCACCGGATCGGGAAAAACCTCGCTGGTCAATCTGCTGGTGCGGTTTTACGACCCCACCCATGGCCGGGTGTGTTTCAACGGCATCGACTGCAACCGGATTGCGCCCGCCGAGTTAAGAAAACGGATCGCCCTGGTCATGCAGGATCCGTTTCTGTTCACCGGTTCACTGCGGGACAATCTCTTTTTCGCCGCCAAAGCAATCTCCGCCGGTCGCCAGGCGGAGATTCTCGAGGCGTCCCGATGCAGCCAGCTGGTTTCCCGATTCCCCGACGGTCTCGACACCCCCATCACCGAGGGAGGGGCATCCCTCTCCAGCGGCGAGCGCCAGCTGATCTCCGTGGCACGGGCCTTTTCCACGGACCCGGAGGCGATCATCCTGGATGAGGCCACCTCGTATGTGGATTCCCAGACCGAAATGGTTCTGCAGGAAGCCATCGGCAACCTGATGCACGGACGGACCTGCGTGGTCGTGGCCCACCGTCTGACCACGGCCCGCACCGCCGATCAGATTGTGGTGCTGAACAACGGGTCGATCATGGAAATCGGCAACCACGAAACCTTGATAGCCAAAAAGGGGTATTATTACCGGCTTTACCAGCTGCATGGATAG
- a CDS encoding ABC transporter ATP-binding protein — translation MKSYRLIQPYLMANRVSIIFGLLCLIVVDLLQLFIPRVIKRVVDDLALMQVDTAGLLRYAGMILALGLCIGCFRFFWRRCLLGTARKTEEALRNRLFRHVQTLSPAYFDRVRTGDLMAHATNDIQQVRMASGMGLVALNDAIFLGSAAIGFMIYINLELTLYVLIPMPLIVIGSRYFGRHMHRRYKRVQAAFSELTEAVRERFAGIRVVMATNAQATEARAIEAISEAYVQENIDLVKITGAFFPLMILLTNLSLAIVLFQGGRQTIFGRITPGDFVAFISYLGLLTWPMMALGWVTNLIQRGRASLDRLDGILSTPSDLIERADARPVDAFTRHLTVDDVGFAYHPARGKVLNGIRLRLEKGQTLGIVGPPGAGKTTLLQLLMRLYDVSQGAVRIDDLDLRDLKIKDLRALISVAPQEPFLFAGTIRENITFGSLAVTDAQLTRVTRLAALDATIAEMPDGLDTVVGEKGVILSGGQKQRVALARAFLNDTPILILDDPVSQVDTRTAAHIVDTLNQMAGEKTLIIVSHRLSAVRHADRIVLMEDGRITAAGTHAQMMADDAYYARAYRLQELEDAL, via the coding sequence ATGAAATCATATCGACTGATCCAGCCGTACCTGATGGCTAACCGCGTCAGCATTATTTTCGGTCTGCTCTGCCTGATCGTGGTGGATCTCCTGCAGCTGTTCATCCCCCGGGTGATCAAGCGCGTGGTGGACGATCTGGCCCTGATGCAGGTGGATACAGCCGGCCTTTTGCGTTATGCCGGCATGATCCTGGCACTGGGTCTGTGCATCGGTTGCTTCCGCTTCTTCTGGCGCCGCTGCCTTCTGGGAACGGCGCGGAAGACCGAAGAGGCCTTGCGCAACCGGCTCTTCCGGCACGTGCAGACCCTGTCACCGGCCTACTTCGACCGGGTCCGCACCGGCGACCTGATGGCCCATGCCACCAACGACATCCAGCAGGTGCGCATGGCATCCGGGATGGGCCTGGTGGCACTGAACGACGCCATTTTCCTGGGCTCGGCCGCCATCGGTTTCATGATTTACATCAATCTGGAACTGACCCTCTATGTGCTCATTCCCATGCCGCTGATCGTCATCGGCAGCCGCTATTTCGGCCGCCATATGCACCGCCGCTATAAACGGGTGCAGGCCGCTTTCAGCGAACTGACCGAAGCGGTGCGCGAACGCTTCGCCGGTATCCGCGTGGTGATGGCCACCAACGCCCAGGCGACCGAAGCCCGGGCCATTGAGGCGATCTCCGAGGCCTACGTGCAGGAAAACATCGACCTGGTGAAAATTACCGGTGCATTTTTCCCGCTGATGATTCTGCTCACCAACCTGAGCCTGGCCATTGTCCTGTTCCAGGGTGGGCGCCAGACCATCTTCGGCCGGATCACACCCGGCGATTTTGTGGCCTTCATCAGCTACCTGGGCCTGCTCACCTGGCCCATGATGGCGCTGGGCTGGGTCACCAACCTGATTCAACGGGGCCGAGCCTCGCTGGACCGGCTGGATGGCATCCTGAGCACACCATCAGACCTGATCGAACGCGCGGATGCCCGGCCGGTCGACGCCTTCACGCGCCACCTGACCGTCGACGATGTCGGTTTTGCCTACCATCCGGCCAGGGGCAAGGTTCTCAATGGAATCCGGCTGCGGCTGGAAAAGGGGCAGACCCTGGGTATCGTGGGACCGCCGGGCGCCGGAAAGACCACGCTGCTGCAACTGCTGATGCGCCTTTACGATGTCAGCCAGGGGGCCGTGCGCATCGACGACTTGGATCTGCGGGACTTGAAGATCAAAGATCTGCGGGCGCTGATCTCTGTCGCCCCTCAGGAGCCGTTCCTGTTTGCCGGCACCATCCGTGAGAACATCACTTTCGGCAGTTTGGCTGTCACCGACGCCCAACTGACGCGCGTAACGCGTCTGGCCGCCCTGGACGCCACTATTGCCGAAATGCCCGACGGCCTGGATACAGTGGTGGGAGAAAAAGGCGTCATCCTCTCCGGCGGCCAGAAACAGCGGGTGGCCCTGGCCCGGGCCTTTCTGAACGACACGCCGATTCTGATTCTGGACGATCCGGTCAGCCAGGTGGACACGCGCACGGCCGCACACATCGTCGACACCCTGAATCAGATGGCCGGGGAGAAGACCCTGATCATCGTCTCCCACCGGCTCTCCGCCGTCCGCCATGCCGACCGCATCGTACTGATGGAAGACGGCCGCATCACCGCCGCCGGCACGCACGCGCAGATGATGGCCGACGACGCCTACTATGCCCGGGCCTATCGACTTCAGGAGCTGGAAGATGCGCTTTGA
- the cobC gene encoding alpha-ribazole phosphatase has product MGISIDNWAHANAEKKIFLLRHGEIEKHRDEKCFIGQIDLPLSPRGRAQAGFWRGQLAGIALSRIVCSDLSRCVETARIVAAAHGADVNTDAGLREIHLGQWDGMAFAEVQARWPDRFRERGRLIDDFRPPDGESFRDLQQRVAPVFEKAVANTDGNLLVVTHAGVIRVLLCHLLGMPVSHLFRLNQDYAALNLIVRQSGGYRLHALNLTPDEER; this is encoded by the coding sequence ATGGGCATATCGATTGACAACTGGGCGCATGCCAACGCGGAGAAGAAGATTTTTCTGCTGCGCCACGGCGAAATCGAGAAGCACCGTGATGAGAAATGCTTTATCGGTCAGATCGATCTGCCCCTCTCCCCTCGCGGACGCGCCCAGGCCGGTTTCTGGCGCGGGCAGTTGGCCGGCATCGCGCTGAGCCGCATCGTCTGCAGCGACCTGTCGCGCTGTGTGGAAACCGCCCGCATCGTTGCCGCCGCACATGGTGCTGATGTCAACACCGATGCGGGGTTGCGCGAAATCCACCTGGGACAATGGGACGGAATGGCCTTTGCCGAGGTCCAGGCCCGCTGGCCCGACCGCTTCCGTGAGCGCGGCCGGCTGATCGACGACTTCCGGCCACCGGACGGAGAGAGCTTTCGCGACCTGCAGCAGCGGGTGGCACCGGTTTTTGAAAAGGCCGTCGCAAACACTGACGGCAACCTCCTGGTGGTGACCCACGCCGGCGTTATTCGCGTGCTGCTGTGCCATCTGCTGGGAATGCCGGTCAGCCATCTTTTTCGTCTCAACCAGGATTACGCGGCCCTGAATCTGATTGTCCGGCAAAGCGGCGGATACCGGTTGCATGCGCTGAACCTCACCCCCGATGAGGAGCGATGA
- a CDS encoding DVU_1551 family NTP transferase, whose translation MTTPSAVILSAGYASRMGRFKPLLDLGGKTALDRVVSLYLDAGITDVRVVTGYRAGDIRAALADRPVRIVHNPDHDSGMFSSVLAGVNALPPAVPAFFVHPVDIPLVRSYTVDTLMAAMEEKPAAVIYPRVGDERGHPPLIHGSLKAAIAAHDGSGGLKALLDRFEAQALDIPVADEGALLDMDTPDDFRQLGDRLAKGSLLTENECRLLMEQVHRLPAEINEHCRQVARVAESLAAAINAAGGHLDAALIRCAARVHDVARLEKHHADAGAALLRRMGFDRLAAIVAVHMDLTADEHSALDESEVVYLADKLVVGTTIVGLARRFDAKLKKYAQDPQVTDNIQRRKRAAAAIQTKIERLTGKTIDHILPTAIKG comes from the coding sequence ATGACCACGCCGTCGGCCGTCATTCTCAGCGCCGGTTATGCCTCGCGCATGGGGCGCTTCAAGCCGCTGCTCGACCTGGGCGGCAAAACCGCCCTCGACCGGGTGGTATCGCTCTACTTGGACGCCGGAATTACCGATGTCCGCGTGGTCACCGGTTATAGAGCGGGCGACATCCGCGCGGCCCTGGCCGACCGCCCCGTGCGGATCGTCCACAACCCGGATCACGACAGCGGCATGTTCTCATCGGTGCTGGCCGGCGTCAACGCCCTGCCGCCCGCCGTGCCGGCCTTCTTCGTCCACCCGGTGGACATCCCCCTGGTGAGGTCCTACACCGTGGACACCCTCATGGCGGCGATGGAAGAAAAACCGGCCGCCGTGATCTACCCCCGGGTTGGCGATGAACGCGGCCACCCGCCCCTGATCCACGGGTCACTGAAAGCGGCCATCGCAGCCCACGACGGTAGCGGTGGGCTCAAGGCCCTGCTGGATCGTTTTGAGGCCCAGGCCCTGGACATTCCCGTGGCCGACGAGGGCGCCCTGCTGGACATGGACACCCCCGATGATTTCCGGCAGCTTGGCGATCGCCTGGCCAAAGGATCGCTGCTCACGGAAAACGAGTGCCGCCTGCTCATGGAACAGGTCCACCGCCTGCCCGCCGAGATCAATGAGCACTGCCGCCAGGTTGCCCGGGTTGCCGAGAGCCTGGCCGCTGCGATCAATGCGGCCGGGGGGCATCTGGACGCCGCCCTGATCCGCTGCGCGGCCCGGGTGCACGATGTGGCCCGGCTGGAAAAGCACCATGCCGATGCCGGTGCCGCCCTGCTGCGGCGCATGGGCTTTGACCGGCTGGCCGCCATTGTCGCCGTGCACATGGATCTGACGGCCGACGAGCACTCCGCGTTGGACGAATCCGAGGTGGTCTATCTGGCGGACAAACTGGTGGTCGGCACGACCATCGTGGGCCTTGCCCGGCGCTTTGATGCCAAGCTGAAAAAATATGCGCAGGATCCGCAGGTGACCGATAACATCCAGCGGCGCAAACGGGCGGCGGCGGCCATCCAGACAAAGATCGAACGTCTCACCGGAAAGACGATCGACCATATTCTGCCAACCGCCATAAAAGGATAG
- a CDS encoding BRCT domain-containing protein, protein MYRKALIKNPSWDDDPTQNTPIAMNPTPVEELVDLLKAYNRAYRQGAPIVEDAEYDNLVEQLRQRVPDHPFLQAVEPEQFSGRQQVRHPAPMLSIEKAYDRDQLERFVARVQKEADALGIDTPTFRLTPKLDGLAGRDDGEVFATRGNGEMGYEISNAFAKGVVPIGGRGQGVGEIVVVKSYFEEHMAEFFEHPRNMVVGIVSSDTLNENAKTALDAGMVRFVPYNQLQGPTVEAKQLVAERRGLVETLLAEVDYPTDGVVVAVTDEVLKTRMGATAHHYRWQIAIKSKGDTAETTVEDIQWQVGRTGNVTPVMMVAPVSLSGATIRRVTAHHAGNIRNQGIGIGTRIEIIRSGEVIPKLEKVLEAHGEVCLPEACPSCSGPLTWQNDFLKCTNPACRAQIEQRISHWFRILGNADWFGIKTIGRIVESGHRSLEAVYRLTEADFLEMAFGPVQSKNLAEAITLSRTRLVEDWRFLAAFGISDLGTGDSRKLLAHFSIEEVLSLEEEQIEQIKGFGKITSKSIAADLKRIGPLMAHMLDLGFNLQRTPLAAEQTAVESPIAGKGIVFTGKMVQGSREAMQAAARAMGARVQTAVSGTTDYLVCGEKVGAAKMAKATRLGVSVLTEAEYQALVNGGLP, encoded by the coding sequence GTGTACAGGAAGGCCCTGATTAAAAATCCCTCATGGGACGATGATCCCACGCAAAACACCCCCATTGCCATGAATCCAACCCCCGTAGAAGAACTGGTCGACCTGCTCAAAGCCTACAACCGGGCTTACCGCCAGGGCGCACCGATCGTCGAGGATGCCGAATACGACAATCTGGTGGAACAGCTGCGCCAGCGCGTGCCGGACCACCCGTTCCTGCAGGCCGTGGAACCGGAACAGTTCAGCGGCCGCCAGCAGGTACGGCATCCCGCGCCCATGCTCTCCATCGAAAAAGCCTACGACCGTGATCAGCTGGAACGGTTCGTGGCCCGGGTCCAAAAAGAGGCCGACGCCCTGGGCATAGACACGCCGACCTTCCGGCTGACCCCCAAACTCGATGGCCTGGCCGGCCGGGACGATGGTGAGGTGTTTGCCACCCGGGGCAACGGCGAGATGGGCTACGAAATCTCCAACGCCTTTGCCAAGGGAGTGGTCCCCATCGGCGGACGCGGCCAGGGCGTGGGTGAAATCGTGGTCGTCAAGTCCTACTTCGAGGAACACATGGCGGAGTTTTTCGAACATCCGCGCAACATGGTGGTCGGCATCGTCTCCTCGGACACGCTCAACGAGAATGCCAAGACCGCCCTGGACGCGGGTATGGTTCGCTTCGTGCCCTACAATCAGCTGCAAGGCCCGACCGTCGAGGCGAAGCAGCTGGTGGCGGAGCGGCGCGGGCTCGTGGAAACCCTCCTGGCCGAGGTGGACTACCCCACCGACGGCGTTGTTGTCGCGGTGACCGACGAGGTACTGAAAACCCGCATGGGTGCCACCGCCCACCACTACCGCTGGCAGATTGCCATCAAGAGCAAAGGCGACACGGCCGAGACCACCGTGGAGGATATTCAGTGGCAGGTGGGCCGCACCGGCAACGTCACCCCGGTCATGATGGTGGCGCCGGTATCCCTGTCCGGGGCCACCATCCGCCGGGTCACGGCCCATCACGCCGGCAACATCCGCAACCAGGGCATCGGCATCGGCACGCGCATCGAGATCATCCGCAGCGGAGAAGTCATTCCCAAATTGGAGAAGGTCCTGGAAGCCCACGGCGAAGTATGCCTGCCCGAGGCCTGTCCGTCGTGCAGCGGCCCGCTGACCTGGCAGAACGATTTTCTCAAGTGCACCAACCCGGCCTGCCGGGCCCAGATCGAGCAGCGCATCAGCCACTGGTTCCGCATCCTGGGCAATGCCGACTGGTTCGGCATCAAGACCATCGGGAGAATCGTCGAAAGCGGGCACCGCAGCCTGGAGGCCGTCTACCGGCTCACCGAGGCGGACTTCCTGGAGATGGCGTTCGGCCCGGTGCAGTCCAAGAACCTGGCCGAGGCCATCACCCTCAGCCGCACCCGATTGGTGGAGGACTGGCGCTTCCTGGCCGCATTCGGTATCAGCGATCTGGGCACCGGCGACAGCCGCAAGCTGCTGGCCCATTTCTCCATCGAAGAAGTTCTCAGCCTGGAAGAAGAGCAGATCGAGCAGATCAAGGGCTTCGGGAAGATCACCAGCAAATCCATTGCCGCGGACCTCAAACGGATCGGCCCCCTGATGGCGCACATGCTCGATTTGGGGTTCAACCTGCAGCGCACCCCCCTGGCCGCCGAGCAGACGGCGGTGGAGAGTCCCATTGCCGGCAAGGGCATCGTCTTCACCGGCAAGATGGTCCAGGGCTCACGGGAGGCCATGCAAGCGGCGGCCCGGGCCATGGGCGCACGGGTGCAGACGGCGGTCAGCGGTACCACCGATTACCTGGTTTGCGGTGAGAAGGTGGGCGCCGCCAAAATGGCCAAGGCCACCCGCCTGGGGGTAAGCGTACTGACCGAAGCGGAATACCAGGCCCTGGTGAACGGCGGCCTGCCATGA
- a CDS encoding nucleoside phosphorylase: protein MPERRAIVNPVKGKKPPRTGSIAIIAATDSDLQMMARQTHVPLVKERKLYMSRLRIYADQHRRFSIVGPVVGAPYAAMIVESLGAWDVRQILFIGWCGGVSINVKAGDIIVPASAMVDEGTSGHYCDPTCRVALPARQLTHQVQLALEHHGAHFHNGTIWTTDAIFRETVEKVRHYQANGALAVEMELSAVFTVAGFREMEAAGILVVSDEVSDYRWRPGFRTPAFKSARQQACQAALTLAGCFGVQEGPD from the coding sequence ATGCCTGAGCGCCGCGCCATTGTCAACCCCGTCAAGGGCAAGAAACCGCCCCGGACGGGAAGCATTGCCATTATTGCCGCCACCGACAGCGACCTGCAAATGATGGCCCGCCAGACCCACGTTCCACTGGTGAAGGAACGCAAGCTCTACATGAGCCGGCTTCGGATCTACGCTGACCAGCACCGGCGCTTCAGCATCGTCGGCCCGGTGGTGGGCGCCCCGTACGCCGCCATGATCGTCGAAAGCCTGGGCGCATGGGACGTTCGGCAGATTCTTTTCATCGGCTGGTGCGGCGGTGTATCCATCAACGTCAAGGCTGGCGATATCATCGTCCCGGCCAGCGCCATGGTGGATGAAGGCACCTCCGGCCACTACTGCGATCCCACCTGCCGGGTGGCCCTGCCGGCCCGGCAGCTGACCCATCAGGTCCAGCTGGCCCTTGAACATCATGGCGCCCATTTCCATAACGGAACGATCTGGACCACCGATGCCATCTTCCGGGAAACCGTCGAAAAGGTCAGGCATTACCAGGCCAACGGCGCCCTGGCCGTCGAAATGGAACTCTCCGCCGTCTTCACCGTGGCCGGGTTCCGGGAGATGGAAGCCGCCGGGATCCTGGTGGTGTCCGACGAGGTTTCCGATTACCGGTGGCGCCCGGGATTTCGCACACCCGCGTTTAAATCCGCCCGGCAACAGGCCTGCCAGGCGGCTCTGACCCTGGCCGGTTGCTTCGGTGTACAGGAAGGCCCTGATTAA